The Bacillus sp. FJAT-52991 genome segment TAGTAAAAAGTATATAGTGTAGGAAACAGTCAGCATATTCATCAGTGTGTCGGCAAGACTGCCTTCCTCAATGTTAAAAATCTCTATTCTAGCCAGCAAGATCGTACTAGCAAAGAATATAAATAGTTGTGTTAGACTAGCCAAACCGATACCGAGTATTTTGCCAAACATCATCGGAACAGGGGAGATCTTCGTAATCATAACCTCCATGATTCTCGATGATTTCTCCGATGTGATAGCTGTCGCTACGTTATTTCCATATGTGGTAATGGCTAAGAACATAATACCGATTAACAAATAGACCATGAGAAACGAATTGGAGTCCGTATCCCGAAGTGATTGCATCGTTGGTTCAATTTGAATCGACAGCATATTTGCTGCATCCGGATCTATATTTTTCTCAGCAATAATTTGTTGGAAGTAAAGATTTTGCACAAAAGCTTTCATACTTTGAACAAGTAAAGGATCATCTTTTTCCATATAGTAATCCAATTGGATGGATGATGGATTGGATCCATTTTTTAAGACAAACAATCCATCAAGTTTATTATTTGCAATTTTTTCTTTATAGTTTTCAAAATGAGAGGGGTTCCCAAGTCGAAAGGCGTGATTGGATGGAAAGGTATCTAGTTGTTGCTGACTTATTTGAAAATCATCTTTCGCGATGAAAACATAGTTTTTGGCTTTCTCTTCATCTGAAAACTTCTCCATTAAACTTGGGAAGGCTAAAATGAATGCCCCAATAAAAATTAAAAGGATGGTCATCCACACATATGACTTGGATCGCACAGCTTGAAGATATGTTTGTTGCAGTATAATCCCAAAGCTTCTCATATTTACGCCCCCGTTTTTTCGATAAAGATTTGATGTAGGCTAGGCTCCCTTAGAGAAAGACTTCGAACGCCATACAGCCGTTCTATTTCTTGTATGAGCTTTAATGGTGCCTGATCTTTTGTCAGTTTAATGGAGTAACCCTGGTTCTTTCGTTCATATATATAATCTTTTTTATCTAAAATTGGATCTAGGTCTTCATCAGACTGTATATCTAAATAACGATAACCATAGCTTTTCTTAATGTCCGATAGAGACCCCGATAACACCTTTATTCCGTTTTTCATGATGCATATCTCTTCGCAAAAGGTCTCCACGCTGTCCATTTGATGACTGCAAAATATAATTGTTTTACGCTTTTTTATTAAATCTTTGACCACATCCTTAAGCATTTCAGCGTTTACAGGATCCAAGCCGCTGAAAGGTTCATCTAAAATGATGAAATCCGGATCATGAATCAGACAGCTGATTAGCTGCACCTTCTGTTGATTTCCCTTTGATAGTTCCTCTGTTTTCTTTTTGATATAAGGGGTCATTTCTAACCTTTCTAACCAGTTTAATGCTTGTTTTTTTGCAATTTTTGAAGGAACGCCCTCTAATTTGGCCAGAAAAACCAATTGTTCAACAACATTCATCTTTGGATAAAGGCCTCTTTCTTCTGGAAGATAGCCGATTAATAGTTCTTTTTTAGAGAATGGGCGTTCATTCCAGAGAATAGAACCGCTATCTGGTTTGATAATATCTAAGATCATCCGAATAGTGGTGGTTTTGCCAGCACCATTTCGTCCAAGCATTCCTAAAATATTTCCCTCTTCAAGTTTAATGTTTAAGTTATTAACTGCTTGGTAACTTCCGAACGATTTGTTTAATCCTTGAATTTCAAAGCTCATTTTATACACCCTTTCTTAGTATTTAATGAAGTAAATGATCGCTATACCAACCAACACGCCTGCAACCGTCATTAGTAAAGACTTCCATTTCATTTTGCTTCCCTCCGTTATCGTTTAATGACAAGATCTAAAGAATTTTTAGCATTCACAATTCCGTTTCCTAGTTTCCTTTTTGTTTCGTTTCCTTTAACTGTTCCTCCATATAAGTATCGTTTTACTGTATTTGGAGAAGGTTTTTTTCCATATTTCTCTTGATATTCAACTATGATTAAGGCTGCTGTAGCTGAAACTTTAGGTGCTGCTAGGCTTGTGCCGATCATAAATTCATAACCAGGAGCAAACCCTAAATATTTTCCAATTTCCGATTGTGGCAGTGTCGTAGGATAAGTGGTCAAAGTCATATACTCCAATTCAACTTTTTGGTGATCGGCAAAGTTTGGTCCGTAGTCCCCAGCAGGAGCCGCAATATCAACATTGGTGCCATAATTAGAATAATAGGCTAATTGATCATTTAGGTTAGTTGCGGATACCGTGACTACATTCGATAATCCGCCAGGCATATGAAGCTGGAGATCGTTTTTTAATCCCATTTGTTCAGCAAGTTTCATAGGGTTTGTTATGTCGTATCCGTCTGTGCCAGACGAAGCTACTAATAAGCTGCCTTTCTTATTTGCATAGAAGATGGCGCGTTTATAGGAAAGATAGGTTGCACGGTCTTCCTTGTTTTTCATTGACTTGTACGTTCCTAAGCTTAGATTAATTATGTCCATATCATCATTGGCGGCTTCAATAATTGCTTTGATGATCCAGCTTGAGTCGGCTGAATATCCTTGAAATACCTTATAAGGTACAATTCCAACCTCTGGAGATATCCCTTTAATGTTTCCGTTAGCCGCAATTGATCCGGCTACCATCGTTCCGTGGCCAATTTCATCTGTTATGGAAGAAACCCCTGGAACAAGAGATTTTCCTGGGCTGACAATATTATCTTTAAGATCGGGGTGATGAACATCCACTCCACTATCAACGATGCCTATTTTCACATTGTGATTGCCTTTTTCAATTAAGTAGCTTGCACCATCAGAAGTGACCTTTTTTATATCCCATCTCCAAGCGTCATAGATGTTACTACCTTCATTGGATGGCAAGAGCATTCTACTTTGAACATGGTTTGATTTTGTCAATTGTGATAATGGTTGACTCATTACACTAGGTGTTCCAAATTCCTTAAGGGTGATGGTTTGTTCCT includes the following:
- a CDS encoding ABC transporter permease, producing the protein MRSFGIILQQTYLQAVRSKSYVWMTILLIFIGAFILAFPSLMEKFSDEEKAKNYVFIAKDDFQISQQQLDTFPSNHAFRLGNPSHFENYKEKIANNKLDGLFVLKNGSNPSSIQLDYYMEKDDPLLVQSMKAFVQNLYFQQIIAEKNIDPDAANMLSIQIEPTMQSLRDTDSNSFLMVYLLIGIMFLAITTYGNNVATAITSEKSSRIMEVMITKISPVPMMFGKILGIGLASLTQLFIFFASTILLARIEIFNIEEGSLADTLMNMLTVSYTIYFLLFFILGYFIYAALFAVIGSMASRPEELSSSTLPITIILMASLVVEMFFVIDHPEGATARITSYIPFTAPISLMVRIVNEVVSPLEIILSIGSMLVSIALFSLLAAKIYPKGVLKTDQRLTFGQLLKNH
- a CDS encoding ABC transporter ATP-binding protein, with protein sequence MSFEIQGLNKSFGSYQAVNNLNIKLEEGNILGMLGRNGAGKTTTIRMILDIIKPDSGSILWNERPFSKKELLIGYLPEERGLYPKMNVVEQLVFLAKLEGVPSKIAKKQALNWLERLEMTPYIKKKTEELSKGNQQKVQLISCLIHDPDFIILDEPFSGLDPVNAEMLKDVVKDLIKKRKTIIFCSHQMDSVETFCEEICIMKNGIKVLSGSLSDIKKSYGYRYLDIQSDEDLDPILDKKDYIYERKNQGYSIKLTKDQAPLKLIQEIERLYGVRSLSLREPSLHQIFIEKTGA
- a CDS encoding S8 family peptidase, translated to MRKWCYKTRMTVRTIFSIYLIIALTLAGISSTAYADDSSNNSAPDSYVFALKEDENTQKMMEDLKNKYPQLKIDPINEINTMTIASEDYELLDQAQKYVNSKYKNMIEGGNKEQTITLKEFGTPSVMSQPLSQLTKSNHVQSRMLLPSNEGSNIYDAWRWDIKKVTSDGASYLIEKGNHNVKIGIVDSGVDVHHPDLKDNIVSPGKSLVPGVSSITDEIGHGTMVAGSIAANGNIKGISPEVGIVPYKVFQGYSADSSWIIKAIIEAANDDMDIINLSLGTYKSMKNKEDRATYLSYKRAIFYANKKGSLLVASSGTDGYDITNPMKLAEQMGLKNDLQLHMPGGLSNVVTVSATNLNDQLAYYSNYGTNVDIAAPAGDYGPNFADHQKVELEYMTLTTYPTTLPQSEIGKYLGFAPGYEFMIGTSLAAPKVSATAALIIVEYQEKYGKKPSPNTVKRYLYGGTVKGNETKRKLGNGIVNAKNSLDLVIKR